The Euzebya sp. genome segment GCCAGCTCGGCGGTGATCTGCTCGAACGCGTCGGCGCCCTCGGAGTCGAACTCGAGCGCGGTCAGCCACGTCTGGCCGAGCCCGCCGGGGGCGATCTCGGCGCGCGCGTCGGTGAGGGAGTCGCCGGAGACCGTCGCCGGTCCGAGCTGCAGCCGGGCCCACTGGTCGCGGGGCAGCTCGTCGCCGTTCGCGTCGGTGGTGCGCAGGCACAGCACGACCGGCTCGTCGGGGTCGGGGACGCTCAGGTCGTCCCGCTCGTCACAGGTGGCCCCGGCGTCGACCGGCGCCGCCGGCTCCTCGGTGGCGGGCGCCTCGCTGACGGGCTCCTCGCTGGCGGGCGCTTCGGTGGGGTCCGCCTGCGCGACGGTCTTGCTGGCCTCCGGGGCCGGGTCGGCGCCCTCAGTGGGGAGCGCGTCCTCGGAGGGGAGGGGGAGCGCCTCGGCGGTCGGCGGCGTGAACTCGCCGGTGGTGCCGGGCGGGATCTCGGCGAGGACCGGCCGGAACTGCAGCTGGGCGGTGCGGCCGATGATCTCGCGGGCCTGGGCCTGGTCGGCGACGCCGGGGAGCTGCACCTGGACGGTGTCGCCCTGACGGGCGATGTCCGGCTCGGCCACGCCGAGCGCGTCCACGCGCTCGCGGATGGTCTGCACGGTCTGGTCGAGGACCTCGACGTCGATCTCACCCTGCCCCTGCGCGGGGATCAGGTCGGCGCTGACGCCGCCCTGCAGGTCGAGGCCCAGCCGGGGCTCGAGGCCCGCGACGAGGATCCAGGTCCAGAGCGCGCCCAGGAACACCAGGTAGGCGACGATGAGGGCGGTCAGGCGGCTTCGTGACATGGGCTACAGCACCGGGACGTCGTTGACGGTGATCTTGAACTCGGCGCCCAGCGTGCGGCCGGCGCGACGGCACATGACCATCCGCTCCATGAAGATCTCGAAGTACTCGAAGACCGGGGTGACCGAGGTGTCGACCTCGAGCTCCAGCGTGAGGGTCTTCGACGGCACGGTGATCCGCGCCGGGGAGTGGTCGCGCGCGGGGTCGAGTCCCTCCTCGCGCCGCACGTCGTCCAGCTCCTTCTCGAAGCCGGCCTCCTCGCTGATCGGCTCCGGCTCGATCCGATCGGAGACGCGGAGGAAGCTCGACGTGACGGCGTAGTTGACCCGGTCGTGGATGTCGGCCTCGATGTCGCCGGTGTCCCGCACCCGCGAGCGGTGCACGTCGGACTTGTCGGCCACGATCACCGCGGCGCTGACCGGGCTGACCGCGACGCCGTACTGCTCCTCGTGGTTGCCGACCGCACCCATGATCTGGGCGATGTCGACCATCGGGATGTCGAGCTCGCGCAGCACCGTGAAGGCGATGATCCCGGAGGTCTGGCCGTGCTGGGACCGGCTGACGACGTTGCCGATGTCGTGCAGGTAGCCGGCGACCGCGCCGAGCTCGGCGAGGTGCTCGTCGTGGCCCAGGTGGGTCAGGACGTTGTAGGCGATGTGCCCGACCAGGTTGGCGTGGCGGAAGCCGTGCTCGGTGAAGCCCTGCGCGGAGAGGAACTCGTCGGCCATCTCGAGCATGCCGGAGATCTCGGCGTGCTGGCGCACGGTGTCGAGCAGCGGGATGCGGCTGCGGCCGGTCGACTGCTCCGGGGTGGTCTGCTCGAGCCCCTCCGCGGTCCTCCCGCCGAGGGGGACGCTGGCAGGCAGCAGCTCGGACTCGACGTGGGAGTCCAAGGGCTAGCGGGTCCCGTCGTCGGTGGGGCGGTCGTCGTCGACGGTGTCGACGTCGTCGTCGAAGTCGAAGTCGTCCTCGTCGCCGAAGTCGTCGTCGAAGTCGTCGTCCAGGTCGTCGAGGTCATCGCTCGGCTCGGTGAGCGACTTGCTCACGGCGTTGCGGGCCATCGTCACGACCGTGCCGGGGGCGATCTCGACGCTCATCGTGTCGTCGGTCAGGCCGACGATCTCGCCGTGGAACCCGCCGATCGTCACGATCCGGTCCCCGATGCCCAGCTTCTTCAGCATCGACTGCTGCTCCTGCTGGCGCTTCCGCTGGGGGCGGATGATCAGGAAGTAGAAGACGAGGCCGATCAGCAGGAACGGCAGGAGCGAGGCGATGGGGTTCGCGGCTGCGGCGCCGTCCCCGCCGTTCTCGGCGAGGAGGATGGCGTCGGACGCGCTCGCGATGATGGTGGTGGTGATGGCCATGTCGAACCCTTGGTCCAGCCGTTGGAGTCTCGGTCGTGGCGCGCCGCGGTCGATCGACCGGGGTGCAGGCGCACGCGAGGTCAGCGCACTGCCTGGCGCGACGAGCAACGGTAGCACCTCACCGAGAGGCCGCTGCGCCCGCCGTCGGCCGGGTCAGCCCTCGAACAGTCGGGGGACGTCGGCCTCCGGCGGGGCGAACGGCAGGTCGAGGTGGGCGAACGCGGCGGCGGTCGCCACCCGGCCGCGGGGCGTGCGGGCGAGCATCCCCCGCTGGATCAGGAACGGCTCGACGACGTCCTCGACGGTGTCGGGCTGCTCGCCGACCGCGACCGCGAGCGTGCCCAACCCGACCGGTCCGCCCCCGAAGTCGCCGCACAGGCGGTGCAGGACCATCCGGTCGAGCTTGTCCAGGCCGGCGTGGTCGACCTCGAACATCTCGAGGGCCGCCGCCGCCGTGGCGGCGTCGACGGTGCCGTCGCCGCGGACCTCGGCGTAGTCGCGGACCCGCTTCAGGAGGCGGTTGGCGATCCGGGGCGTGCCGCGGCTGCGGCGGGCGATCTCCTCCGACCCGGCGGTGTCCACCGGCACCCCGAGCAGCTCGGCGGAGCGCCCGACGATGCGGGTGAGGTCGGCCGCCTCGTAGAACTCGAGCCGGGTCGCGAAGCCGAACCGGTCGCGCAGCGGGCCGGTCAGCAGACCGGTGCGGGTCGTCGCCCCGACCAGGGTGAAGGGGGGGAGGGGCAGCCGGAAGGCCTTCGCGGCCGGGCCCTTGCCGACGACGATGTCGAGGACGAAGTCCTCCATCGCCGGGTAGAGGATCTCCTCCACCGCCCGCGGCAGCCGGTGGATCTCGTCGAGGAACAGGACGTCGCCCTGCTCGAGGTTCGTGAGGATGGCGGCCAGGTCGCCCGGGCGCTCGAGCGCCGGGCCGCTCGTCGCCCGCAGGGCCGCGTCCATCTCGGCGGCGACGATGTGGGCGAGGGACGTCTTGCCGAGCCCCGGCGGGCCGCTGAACAGCAGGTGGTCCGCGGCCGCACCGCGCTGGCGGGCACCGGTCAGGATCAGCTCGAGCTGGGCCTTCACCCGGTCCTGGCCGACGAACTCCCCCAGGCGGCGCGGTCGGAGGGACGTCTCGAGGTCCGCGTCGTCGGCGGCGGGCTGGGGGTCGAGCAGCGGCTCGCGGTCGGCGTCCATCAGGTCGCCAGACCGCGCAGCGCCAGGCGGATCAGGTCCTCGGCGCTCGCATCGCCGGGCAGGCCGCGCAGGGCCGCCTCGACCTCGCCGGCGCCGTAGCCGAGGGCGCCGAGCGCGAGGCGGGCCTCGGACCGGGGATCGCTCGCCGTCGGGCCCGCGCCGACGCTGGTGGCGCCGGCGGTGGCGAGGTCGCCCAGCGACCCGACCTTCGAGCGCAGCTCGAGGATCATCCGCTGGGCGCCCTTCTTGCCGACCCCGGGCACGGCGGTCAGGGCGGTGACGTCGTCGGCGATCACCGCCGCCCGGAGGCCGTCGGCGCCCAGGGTGTCGATGGCGGCCAGGGCGATCTTCGGGCCGACCCCGGACACGCTGAGCATGACCGTGAACAGGTCGCGGTCGGCGGGGCCGGTGAAGCCGTACAGATCCATCGCGTCCTCGCGGACCGCGAGGTGGGTGTGGAGGGTCAGCTCCTCGCCGCGTCCGGCAAGACGCGCGCCGGTGGGCACCCGCACCCGGTAGCCGACGCCGGCGACGTCGAGGATCACCTCGCCAGCCGAGAGCTGGGCGACGACGCCGCGGAGGAGGGCGATCACCGTCCCCTCCCCTCCCCCGGTCGGCGGATCGGCGCGAGGCCCGGGCCGGCGTCGGCCAGCGCCGCGGCGAGTCGCGGCGGCAAGCCAGCCGGTTGGTTGCGAACACCGGGTTGTTGCAGGTCGCCTGGTTGTTGCAGGTCACACAGCGCGACCGCGAGGGCGTCGGCGCGGTCAGCCGGGGTGGGTGGCGCGTCGAGGCCGAGCAGGTGGGCGACCATGTAGCCGACCTGGTCCTTCGCCGCGTCGCCGACGCCGGTCACCGCCGCCTTGACCTGCGACGGGGTGTACTCGACGACCGGCAGGTCGTGGACCGCGCCGAGCAGGTGGACCAGGCCGACGACCTGCGCGGCGCCGATGCCGGTGCGGGCCTGGGCGTTGATGAAGACCCGCTCCACCGCCAGCACGTCGACGTCGTGGCGGACCAGCGTCGCCTCGATCGCCCGGTGGACCGCGTGCAGCCGCTGCCCGTGCGGCGTGTCCGCCCCGGTGGCGACGACCTCGGCGTGCAGCTGCGACGGGCGTGGCCGTCCTGCGGCCACCACCGCGATCCCGCAGCGGGCCAGGCCGGGGTCCACCCCCAGCACGATCCGTCCGAACATGCGTTTGACCCTAGCAGCGTCACAGCCGACTGGGGTGAGCCAGCCCCGGGTGGCCGACGAGGTCCTCGACGGGCGACGGGAGACCGACCAGCCAGCCTTGTGCGTGGGTGAAGCCCAGGTCGGTGGCGAGCTCGAGGTCGGCCGGCTCCTCCACCCCCTCGACGACGGTGCGGATCCCCAGGGCCGGCCCCAGCCCGGCGATGGCGCGCAGCACCTCCCGGGGGGCGTGGCCGCGGCGCGCGGCGGCGACGAAGTAGGCGTCGACCTTCAGCACGTCGATCGGCAGCTCGCTGACCGAGCGGAGCGACGAGCTGCCGACGCCGAAGTCGTCGACCGCGATCATGACCCCCAGCCGGCGGACGGCCGCGAGGCTCTGCGTGACCTGCGCGACGTCGCGCATCAGCATCGTCTCGGTCAGCTCGAGGACCAGCCGGCCGGCGGGCACGCCGAAGGCGGCGGCCTGCTCGACGACGCGGTGCAGGGACCCCGGACCGGCGAGGTCCTCGGTGTCGAGGTTCACGCTCAGCCGCACCCACCCGGGCAGCTGCGCCATGGCGGCGAACGCGGCCTCGCGGGTCCGCCAGGAGATCCGCGGCCACGCGCCGAGGTGGTCCGCCGCCTCGATGAAGCGGCCCGCGGCGACGACCCCGTCGGGGGTGGCCATGCGGGAGAGCGCCTCGACGGCGCGGATGTCGCCGCCGTCCACCTTCACCACGGGCTGGAGGTGCGCGGTCATCTGCCCGCGGGCCAGCGCACGGCTGAGCCGCCGCTCCATCGCCGCCCGCTCGGAGTCCCAGCGGCGCAGGTCCGCGTCGTAGCTGCGCATCCGGCCGGGTCCCTGCCGCTTGGCGGACGATGCCGCGGTGTCGGCTTCGTGCAGCACCCCTTCGGCGTCGCCGTCGAGGGCAGCGGTCGCCCCGACGCTGACGCTCAGCCGCACGCGCCGGCCGAGGACGGTGACCTCGCCCGACACCGCGTGGAGGCGCTCGGCGAGCCCAGCCGACAGCGCGTCCAGGGCAGCCGGCGTGGCGTCCCCGCGGGTTCCCCGCGCCAGCACCACGAACTCGTCGCCGCCCATCCGGCCGACCACCCCGCCCTCGGGCGCCGCGGCCTCGATGCGCCGCGCGAGGGCGCGGAGGACCTCGTCGCCGACCCGGTGGCCCATCCGGTCGTTGATCAGCTTGAACCCGTCGACGTCGACCACCGCGACGGCGACCGGGACGCCGTCGGCCAGCCACGCGTCGAGCTGGGTCAGCGCCGCGGCCCGGTTGGCGACGTCGGTGAGCGCGTCGTGCGTAGCCGCGTGGTGCAGCACCCGCGCGGCGCGACGGTGGTCGGGGATGTCCTGGCTGACCGCGTACACGCGGCCGCTGACCGGCTCGTGCCGGATGGCGTAGACCACCTGGAGGTCGTTGCCCTGGCGGTCGAGGGTGCGCAGCTCGACCTCGACGATCTCACCGGCGATGGCGCGGGCGAGCGCCTCCTCCCAGGCCGGCAGGTCGTCCGGGTGCACGGCGTCCTGGACCGTCCGGGTC includes the following:
- a CDS encoding putative bifunctional diguanylate cyclase/phosphodiesterase gives rise to the protein MSALGGEGLEQESIRRIGNLLPVPVSVLDTSGRSVWANEAYCDLVKMPFEDVMTRTVQDAVHPDDLPAWEEALARAIAGEIVEVELRTLDRQGNDLQVVYAIRHEPVSGRVYAVSQDIPDHRRAARVLHHAATHDALTDVANRAAALTQLDAWLADGVPVAVAVVDVDGFKLINDRMGHRVGDEVLRALARRIEAAAPEGGVVGRMGGDEFVVLARGTRGDATPAALDALSAGLAERLHAVSGEVTVLGRRVRLSVSVGATAALDGDAEGVLHEADTAASSAKRQGPGRMRSYDADLRRWDSERAAMERRLSRALARGQMTAHLQPVVKVDGGDIRAVEALSRMATPDGVVAAGRFIEAADHLGAWPRISWRTREAAFAAMAQLPGWVRLSVNLDTEDLAGPGSLHRVVEQAAAFGVPAGRLVLELTETMLMRDVAQVTQSLAAVRRLGVMIAVDDFGVGSSSLRSVSELPIDVLKVDAYFVAAARRGHAPREVLRAIAGLGPALGIRTVVEGVEEPADLELATDLGFTHAQGWLVGLPSPVEDLVGHPGLAHPSRL
- a CDS encoding phosphohydrolase, with product MDSHVESELLPASVPLGGRTAEGLEQTTPEQSTGRSRIPLLDTVRQHAEISGMLEMADEFLSAQGFTEHGFRHANLVGHIAYNVLTHLGHDEHLAELGAVAGYLHDIGNVVSRSQHGQTSGIIAFTVLRELDIPMVDIAQIMGAVGNHEEQYGVAVSPVSAAVIVADKSDVHRSRVRDTGDIEADIHDRVNYAVTSSFLRVSDRIEPEPISEEAGFEKELDDVRREEGLDPARDHSPARITVPSKTLTLELEVDTSVTPVFEYFEIFMERMVMCRRAGRTLGAEFKITVNDVPVL
- the ruvA gene encoding Holliday junction branch migration protein RuvA, encoding MIALLRGVVAQLSAGEVILDVAGVGYRVRVPTGARLAGRGEELTLHTHLAVREDAMDLYGFTGPADRDLFTVMLSVSGVGPKIALAAIDTLGADGLRAAVIADDVTALTAVPGVGKKGAQRMILELRSKVGSLGDLATAGATSVGAGPTASDPRSEARLALGALGYGAGEVEAALRGLPGDASAEDLIRLALRGLAT
- the yajC gene encoding preprotein translocase subunit YajC, with protein sequence MAITTTIIASASDAILLAENGGDGAAAANPIASLLPFLLIGLVFYFLIIRPQRKRQQEQQSMLKKLGIGDRIVTIGGFHGEIVGLTDDTMSVEIAPGTVVTMARNAVSKSLTEPSDDLDDLDDDFDDDFGDEDDFDFDDDVDTVDDDRPTDDGTR
- a CDS encoding crossover junction endodeoxyribonuclease RuvC, whose amino-acid sequence is MFGRIVLGVDPGLARCGIAVVAAGRPRPSQLHAEVVATGADTPHGQRLHAVHRAIEATLVRHDVDVLAVERVFINAQARTGIGAAQVVGLVHLLGAVHDLPVVEYTPSQVKAAVTGVGDAAKDQVGYMVAHLLGLDAPPTPADRADALAVALCDLQQPGDLQQPGVRNQPAGLPPRLAAALADAGPGLAPIRRPGEGRGR
- the ruvB gene encoding Holliday junction branch migration DNA helicase RuvB, with translation MDADREPLLDPQPAADDADLETSLRPRRLGEFVGQDRVKAQLELILTGARQRGAAADHLLFSGPPGLGKTSLAHIVAAEMDAALRATSGPALERPGDLAAILTNLEQGDVLFLDEIHRLPRAVEEILYPAMEDFVLDIVVGKGPAAKAFRLPLPPFTLVGATTRTGLLTGPLRDRFGFATRLEFYEAADLTRIVGRSAELLGVPVDTAGSEEIARRSRGTPRIANRLLKRVRDYAEVRGDGTVDAATAAAALEMFEVDHAGLDKLDRMVLHRLCGDFGGGPVGLGTLAVAVGEQPDTVEDVVEPFLIQRGMLARTPRGRVATAAAFAHLDLPFAPPEADVPRLFEG